From a region of the Listeria monocytogenes ATCC 19117 genome:
- a CDS encoding GTP pyrophosphokinase codes for MEQPSVDELKNWRNVMLLHRFALEEVNTKLKILNEEFQFIHDYNPMEHLKSRVKSLESIGAKLEKKKVDITPENALKYVHDIAGIRITCSFVSDIFRIHEMLAGQSDITIKRVKDYVTNPKPNGYRSLHLLCEVPVFLTNRSEKMTVEIQIRTVAMDFWASLEHKIYYKYQQEAPIELVKELQDAARIITHLDEKMKNLNDQIDQYKKEKEK; via the coding sequence ATGGAACAACCATCAGTAGATGAGCTAAAAAATTGGCGAAATGTTATGCTTCTTCACCGTTTTGCGTTAGAAGAAGTCAACACGAAACTTAAGATATTGAATGAAGAATTTCAATTTATTCATGATTATAATCCAATGGAACATTTGAAGTCACGTGTGAAGTCACTAGAAAGTATCGGAGCAAAATTAGAAAAGAAAAAGGTGGATATCACGCCAGAAAATGCACTAAAATATGTACACGATATTGCGGGCATTCGGATTACTTGTTCTTTTGTTTCAGATATTTTTAGAATTCACGAAATGCTTGCAGGGCAAAGTGATATCACTATCAAACGAGTAAAGGACTATGTAACGAATCCAAAACCTAATGGCTATCGGAGTTTACATTTACTTTGCGAAGTACCTGTATTCCTGACAAATCGTTCCGAGAAAATGACCGTGGAAATCCAAATTCGGACAGTTGCCATGGATTTTTGGGCGAGTTTGGAGCATAAAATTTATTATAAATATCAACAAGAAGCACCAATTGAGTTAGTAAAAGAATTACAAGACGCCGCACGAATTATCACCCATTTAGATGAAAAAATGAAAAACTTAAACGATCAAATTGATCAATATAAAAAAGAAAAAGAAAAATAA
- a CDS encoding carbonic anhydrase, which produces MTKEKVLWGYDEKTGPEMWGHICSDFEIAHTGKAQSPVDIEQADVVKLKPSTMKFYYKETDYTIRRIEQSVHVFPHDKEQGLRFNGEYYPLVSFHAHIPAEHLLDGYVYPIEWHFVHEKPDGTTLVMSAWMEIDNTNNVEFKDLPTYFPEVFADFETEREITLDVNEFMPEERVFYTYQGSRTTPPTVEGVTWIVLKNAKTLGQEDFTEFEKAIGNTSRPVQDLNGREITFYN; this is translated from the coding sequence ATGACTAAGGAGAAAGTGTTATGGGGTTACGATGAAAAGACTGGGCCAGAAATGTGGGGGCATATCTGCTCTGACTTTGAAATCGCACATACTGGAAAGGCACAATCGCCAGTAGATATTGAACAAGCTGACGTTGTGAAATTAAAACCATCAACAATGAAATTTTACTATAAAGAAACAGACTATACGATTAGAAGAATTGAACAATCGGTGCATGTTTTTCCGCATGACAAAGAACAAGGGTTACGCTTTAACGGCGAGTATTATCCGCTTGTATCGTTCCATGCACATATTCCGGCGGAGCATTTGCTTGACGGTTATGTATATCCGATTGAATGGCATTTTGTTCATGAAAAACCAGACGGCACAACGCTTGTAATGAGTGCTTGGATGGAAATTGATAATACAAATAATGTCGAATTCAAAGATTTACCAACCTATTTCCCAGAAGTGTTCGCTGATTTTGAAACAGAACGGGAAATTACTTTAGACGTGAATGAATTTATGCCAGAAGAACGTGTTTTCTATACGTACCAAGGTTCACGGACAACACCACCAACCGTGGAAGGCGTAACTTGGATCGTGTTAAAAAATGCGAAGACACTTGGCCAAGAAGATTTCACTGAATTTGAAAAAGCAATTGGTAATACAAGTCGACCAGTGCAAGATTTAAATGGTCGTGAAATTACTTTTTATAATTAA
- a CDS encoding ROK family protein — protein sequence MVYGAIEAGGTKFVVAIGEKSGKIIKRESYPTTEPAETMKAVIQFFKQYEDELKAIGIGSFGPIDIRKSSATYGYITQTPKLAWRNYDIVGAMKKEFNVPIGFTTDVNAAALGEVSLGAAAGLDSCIYLTIGTGIGGGAVVSGKILEGFSHPEMGHIMVRRHKRDRFTGSCPSHSDCLEGLAAGGAIEKRWGQKAAELADNEEVWNLEAHYIAQALMNYTLILSPERIVLGGGVMKQRQLFPLVRQKLKALVNNYVQLPDLDEYIVPPKLEDDAGITGCVLLAVDAEESN from the coding sequence ATGGTTTATGGAGCAATTGAAGCAGGCGGAACTAAGTTTGTTGTAGCAATCGGAGAAAAGTCAGGGAAAATTATTAAGCGCGAGAGCTACCCGACAACGGAGCCAGCAGAAACAATGAAAGCAGTCATTCAATTTTTTAAACAGTATGAGGATGAATTAAAAGCAATTGGGATTGGCTCATTTGGACCGATTGATATTCGGAAATCAAGTGCTACATACGGTTATATCACGCAAACACCAAAACTTGCATGGCGCAATTATGATATCGTTGGTGCAATGAAAAAAGAATTTAATGTACCTATTGGTTTTACGACGGATGTTAATGCAGCCGCTTTAGGAGAGGTAAGTTTAGGCGCGGCAGCAGGTTTGGATAGTTGTATTTATTTAACGATCGGAACAGGAATCGGTGGTGGAGCAGTTGTTTCAGGCAAAATTCTTGAAGGCTTCTCCCACCCAGAAATGGGACATATTATGGTGCGCCGACATAAGCGCGATCGTTTCACAGGAAGTTGCCCGAGTCATAGCGACTGTTTAGAGGGGCTTGCAGCAGGTGGAGCAATTGAAAAACGTTGGGGTCAAAAAGCGGCAGAACTTGCGGATAATGAAGAAGTGTGGAATTTAGAAGCACATTATATCGCGCAAGCTTTAATGAATTACACGCTTATCTTATCTCCAGAAAGAATCGTGTTAGGTGGTGGCGTCATGAAACAACGCCAACTTTTCCCACTTGTCCGCCAAAAATTAAAAGCACTCGTTAATAATTATGTGCAATTGCCGGATTTAGATGAATATATCGTTCCTCCAAAGTTAGAAGATGACGCTGGAATTACTGGCTGTGTCTTGCTCGCTGTGGATGCTGAAGAGTCCAATTAA
- a CDS encoding Na+/H+ antiporter, with the protein MEIFLYVLALLVAIFISNLLNRFVPFVSIPLIQIGLGVLIAIMPITFDLQLNPELFLVMFIAPLLFNDGRQTDKAALWGMRMPILVLALGLVFATVVVIGYFVHWMIPTIPLAAAFALAAALAPTDAVAVSSLSGRINLPKRIMNLLEGEALINDASGLVAFQFAIAAMVTGVFSFMDASISFFVIAIGGILVGLILSWLKFRLLKWVRGLGMEDVTFHMLIQILTPFIIYLAAEEIHVSGILAVVAAGIMHSMEQKKMDPQSVKLNVVSQSTWSVIIFVLNGLVFLLLGTQLPAITEVVWNDSGSSNLQVMAYILSITAALILLRFLWVYISWSIGAKQRQKQNKKTQLPKFRPVVLTSLSGVRGAVTLASALAIPFFLDDGSLFPQRSLIIFIASGVILCTLVIATFILPLLAKSEEVTTEDERAETATRIRILRNVIRELKEQMLPETKAATDEVIEDYRRRIYDLQQNNSSNRGMDERERAKRLEIIQWERENTQKMTDEGRIVATDSYRYQHYLNMMEQAIKQRFRTKIKTAWMFLYRLIMLVIHPKKWGRITHKVKKGISKDSERFQAIRQLREENEVLIISKLKEQLTKENVDIIGPLITEHTIFLERVRKEHSPRGKRAKFEQKKREVQVLAFQLERDIIQNMFEKGGISRDLARDLRQNLNMIETYLYDDFLE; encoded by the coding sequence TTGGAGATATTTTTATATGTTTTAGCATTACTTGTGGCCATCTTTATTTCTAATTTACTCAACCGGTTTGTTCCCTTTGTTTCGATACCACTAATCCAAATTGGCCTTGGTGTATTAATTGCCATTATGCCGATTACGTTTGATTTGCAATTAAATCCAGAACTTTTTCTAGTGATGTTTATTGCGCCATTGCTATTTAATGACGGAAGACAGACGGACAAAGCAGCTCTTTGGGGTATGCGAATGCCGATTTTAGTATTAGCGCTCGGACTTGTATTTGCAACGGTTGTCGTGATTGGATATTTTGTCCACTGGATGATTCCGACGATTCCACTAGCAGCAGCTTTTGCCTTAGCAGCGGCTCTTGCGCCAACGGATGCTGTAGCAGTTAGTTCTCTTTCTGGGCGGATTAATTTACCGAAACGAATTATGAATTTGCTCGAAGGTGAGGCATTAATCAACGACGCGTCAGGACTCGTGGCATTCCAGTTCGCGATTGCAGCGATGGTGACCGGCGTTTTCAGTTTTATGGATGCAAGTATTAGCTTTTTTGTCATTGCGATTGGTGGTATTTTAGTTGGGCTCATTTTGAGTTGGTTAAAATTCCGATTGTTAAAATGGGTTCGCGGCCTTGGCATGGAAGATGTTACGTTTCATATGCTTATCCAAATTTTAACACCATTTATTATTTACTTAGCGGCAGAAGAAATCCATGTTTCTGGGATTTTGGCAGTTGTTGCAGCCGGAATTATGCACTCGATGGAACAAAAGAAAATGGATCCTCAGTCGGTGAAATTAAATGTCGTTTCGCAAAGTACTTGGTCGGTGATCATTTTTGTTTTAAATGGTTTAGTATTTTTACTTTTAGGCACACAACTTCCTGCGATTACAGAAGTAGTTTGGAATGATTCAGGAAGTAGTAATTTACAAGTGATGGCTTACATTTTGTCTATCACAGCTGCCTTAATTTTACTGCGCTTTTTATGGGTATACATATCGTGGAGCATCGGCGCAAAACAAAGACAGAAACAAAATAAAAAAACACAGCTACCTAAGTTTAGACCCGTTGTACTTACATCGCTTTCTGGTGTTCGCGGGGCAGTTACACTTGCCAGTGCGCTCGCAATCCCGTTTTTCTTAGATGACGGATCACTATTTCCGCAGCGCTCGCTAATTATTTTTATCGCATCAGGTGTTATTCTTTGTACATTAGTGATTGCGACATTTATTTTACCGTTACTTGCCAAAAGTGAAGAAGTGACAACGGAAGATGAACGAGCTGAAACTGCAACCCGGATTCGAATCCTGAGAAACGTAATCAGGGAATTAAAAGAACAGATGCTACCTGAAACGAAAGCGGCAACGGATGAAGTAATTGAAGATTATCGCAGACGAATTTACGATTTACAGCAAAATAATAGTTCGAATCGAGGCATGGATGAAAGAGAACGTGCCAAACGATTAGAGATCATCCAGTGGGAACGTGAAAACACCCAAAAAATGACCGATGAAGGACGCATTGTTGCTACAGATAGCTATCGTTATCAACACTATCTTAATATGATGGAACAAGCGATCAAACAGCGCTTCCGGACAAAAATAAAAACAGCGTGGATGTTCCTTTATCGTCTAATAATGCTTGTCATTCACCCGAAAAAATGGGGTAGAATCACGCATAAAGTGAAAAAAGGTATTTCTAAAGACAGCGAACGATTCCAAGCAATTCGCCAATTACGCGAAGAAAATGAAGTACTCATTATTTCTAAACTCAAAGAACAACTAACGAAAGAGAATGTTGATATCATTGGCCCATTAATTACCGAACATACTATTTTCCTAGAACGCGTAAGAAAAGAGCACAGTCCAAGAGGTAAGCGAGCAAAATTCGAACAGAAAAAACGCGAAGTCCAAGTGCTGGCTTTCCAATTAGAACGTGATATTATTCAGAATATGTTTGAAAAAGGCGGGATCTCGAGAGACTTAGCCCGAGACTTACGCCAAAATTTAAATATGATTGAAACATATTTATATGATGATTTTTTAGAATGA
- a CDS encoding nitronate monooxygenase, which translates to MSITNLLNIKYPIIQGAMAQIAKAPLVAAVSNAGGLGIIASGGMTADMLREEIKKTKALTDKPFGVNLMLMMTNIAELTEVIIEEKVGIVTTGAGTPKTFMPIWKEAGIIVIPVVPSVMIAKRMEKMGADAVIAEGTEAGGHVGETTTMALLPQIVDAVTIPVIGAGGIADGRGIVAALALGAKGVQIGTRFLATDECPVHPDFKAAVIKASDRDTMVTGRKAGAPVRSIKNKMIKEYIRLEEENADRDTLEELTLGSLRKAVQEGDTDNGSVMAGQIAGLITEIKPCKDVIEEMMTDAKNVIAGLEL; encoded by the coding sequence ATGTCCATTACGAACTTATTAAATATTAAATATCCAATTATCCAAGGTGCGATGGCTCAAATTGCCAAAGCTCCACTTGTAGCCGCTGTATCTAATGCAGGCGGTTTAGGAATTATCGCTTCTGGCGGAATGACTGCCGACATGCTACGCGAAGAAATCAAAAAAACAAAAGCACTGACAGATAAACCATTTGGCGTCAACTTAATGCTAATGATGACCAATATTGCCGAATTAACCGAAGTAATTATAGAAGAAAAAGTGGGAATCGTTACAACCGGAGCGGGAACGCCAAAAACGTTCATGCCAATTTGGAAAGAAGCTGGAATTATCGTGATTCCCGTTGTCCCATCCGTGATGATTGCTAAACGCATGGAAAAAATGGGCGCAGATGCAGTTATCGCAGAAGGAACAGAAGCAGGCGGACACGTCGGCGAAACAACAACAATGGCACTTTTACCTCAAATCGTGGATGCCGTTACTATCCCAGTCATTGGCGCAGGTGGAATTGCAGATGGTCGCGGAATCGTCGCAGCGCTTGCTCTAGGTGCAAAAGGTGTCCAAATCGGCACACGCTTCCTAGCAACCGACGAATGCCCAGTACACCCAGACTTTAAAGCAGCCGTGATTAAAGCTTCCGACCGCGACACAATGGTTACCGGAAGAAAAGCCGGTGCCCCTGTTCGCTCGATTAAAAACAAAATGATTAAAGAATACATCCGTTTAGAAGAAGAAAACGCCGATCGCGACACGTTAGAAGAGCTAACTTTAGGTTCTTTACGAAAAGCAGTACAAGAAGGCGACACAGACAACGGCTCCGTCATGGCCGGTCAAATCGCTGGCTTAATTACAGAAATCAAACCTTGTAAAGATGTTATTGAAGAGATGATGACAGATGCTAAGAATGTGATTGCAGGGTTAGAGTTATAA
- a CDS encoding HD domain-containing protein, producing the protein MYEKARQMMIKAHSGQVRKITGEPYFSHPLNVARILRRAGFREEVVVAGLLHDAVEDTEMTDADIRATFGDEVADLVASHTENKTLSWEERKAHTIEQVRTGSLEEKALIVADKLDNLTSVKYALSSEGKSVWSYFKRGYDLQKWYNQGIKNNMEYGLNPSEIPPFFGEYARLVKWIFKK; encoded by the coding sequence ATGTATGAAAAAGCGAGACAGATGATGATCAAAGCGCATAGTGGCCAAGTTCGCAAAATTACTGGCGAGCCTTATTTTTCGCATCCGTTGAACGTAGCGAGAATTTTGCGCCGCGCTGGTTTTCGCGAAGAAGTTGTTGTTGCGGGATTACTGCACGATGCCGTTGAGGATACGGAAATGACCGATGCCGATATTCGCGCAACATTTGGTGATGAAGTAGCTGATTTAGTAGCGTCTCATACAGAAAATAAAACGTTATCTTGGGAAGAACGAAAAGCCCATACGATTGAACAAGTCCGCACTGGCAGCCTAGAAGAAAAAGCATTAATCGTGGCGGATAAGCTAGACAATTTAACTTCCGTCAAATATGCCTTAAGCTCAGAAGGAAAGTCTGTCTGGAGCTATTTTAAGCGCGGCTATGATCTGCAAAAATGGTACAACCAAGGCATCAAAAATAATATGGAATACGGATTAAATCCATCTGAAATCCCTCCATTTTTTGGTGAATATGCGCGACTTGTGAAGTGGATTTTTAAGAAGTAA
- a CDS encoding iron-sulfur cluster biosynthesis family protein produces the protein MYITFTDSAKNRLAALRSNLEGRLHLYYDTEGCSCENSGIFTLRLVEEKTAEDDEIESNIGPVLIKRWTEMFLEEALTIDYNDTEKTMILKSDGQYYNRNLLLVTNTDEVISCPVTS, from the coding sequence ATGTATATAACATTTACAGATAGCGCTAAAAATCGGCTTGCTGCACTACGGTCGAATTTAGAAGGGCGGCTACATTTGTATTATGATACAGAAGGCTGTTCTTGCGAAAATAGCGGTATTTTCACATTGCGATTAGTAGAAGAGAAAACAGCGGAAGATGACGAAATTGAATCAAACATTGGTCCAGTGCTAATTAAACGATGGACAGAAATGTTTTTAGAAGAAGCGCTAACTATCGATTACAACGACACAGAAAAAACCATGATTCTAAAAAGCGATGGTCAGTATTATAATCGTAATCTACTGCTTGTCACAAATACAGACGAAGTAATTAGTTGCCCGGTAACTTCATAA
- a CDS encoding ABC transporter permease: protein MNRRTRTVYLVPYVLWILLFVVAPILLIVYYSFFDVDGNFTVDNYIHFFTPVYLKMTASSFWYAFLITVFTLLISYPTAYLLTKLKHKQLWLLLIILPTWINLLLKAYAFIGIFGTYGAANQFLEIIGIGSKQILFTDFSFLFVSTYIFIPFMILPIFNAIEEINPTLIQASRDLGASSLTTFRRVIFPLTADGVKSGCQAVFIPALSLFMITRLIAGNRVITLGTAIEEHFLVTQDWGMGSTIGVFLIIAMILIMFLTGSKKKRGARK, encoded by the coding sequence ATGAATAGACGCACCCGTACAGTTTACCTTGTTCCTTATGTACTTTGGATTTTACTTTTTGTAGTCGCGCCGATTTTATTAATTGTTTATTATTCTTTTTTTGATGTAGATGGCAATTTTACGGTAGATAATTATATTCACTTTTTTACGCCTGTATATTTAAAAATGACGGCTAGTTCGTTCTGGTACGCATTTTTAATTACTGTTTTTACGTTGTTGATTTCGTATCCAACGGCTTACTTATTAACGAAACTAAAACATAAACAATTGTGGTTGCTACTTATTATTTTACCAACTTGGATTAATTTGCTGCTTAAAGCGTATGCCTTTATTGGGATTTTTGGGACATACGGGGCGGCGAATCAATTTTTGGAAATAATTGGAATTGGTTCGAAACAGATTTTATTTACGGATTTTAGTTTCTTATTTGTATCGACCTATATTTTTATTCCGTTTATGATATTACCGATTTTTAATGCAATTGAGGAAATTAATCCGACGTTGATTCAAGCGTCGCGCGATTTAGGCGCATCTAGTTTGACAACATTTAGACGGGTGATTTTCCCGCTCACTGCTGATGGCGTGAAATCAGGGTGTCAGGCTGTTTTTATTCCAGCACTATCACTCTTTATGATTACACGATTAATTGCAGGAAACCGCGTCATTACGCTCGGAACAGCGATTGAAGAGCATTTCCTAGTAACGCAAGACTGGGGAATGGGTTCGACAATTGGCGTATTTTTAATTATTGCGATGATTTTAATTATGTTCCTAACAGGCTCGAAAAAGAAAAGAGGTGCGCGTAAATGA
- a CDS encoding ABC transporter ATP-binding protein yields MTETIIRFENVTKQFDNDPPVLDNVSFEIEKGKFYTLLGPSGCGKTTILRLIAGFLEASEGQIYLGDKVINQIPANKRPVNTVFQDYALFPHLNVYENVAFGLRIKKLKKDAIDEKVKEALRFVNLKGYEKREISEMSGGQRQRVAIARAIVNEPEVILLDEPLSALDLKLRTEMQYELRDLQKRLGITFIFVTHDQEEALAMSDEIFVLNKGEIQQSGTPIDIYDEPINKFVADFIGESNIVNGKMIQDFEVEFVERRFECVDQGFRPNEVVEVVIRPEDLEITSAEKGQLQVTVDWMLFRGVHYEVGCIDTDGNEWLVHTTRKVRVGDKIGLAFEPEAIHVMRLGETEEEFDKRLDSYDEVQ; encoded by the coding sequence GTGACAGAAACAATTATTCGTTTTGAAAACGTAACAAAACAATTTGATAATGATCCACCAGTGCTTGACAATGTCAGCTTTGAAATAGAAAAAGGGAAGTTTTATACTTTACTTGGCCCATCTGGTTGCGGGAAAACGACCATTTTGCGCTTAATAGCTGGATTTTTAGAAGCTTCAGAGGGACAAATTTATCTAGGGGATAAAGTAATTAACCAAATTCCTGCCAATAAACGTCCTGTAAATACCGTTTTCCAAGATTATGCGTTATTTCCACATTTAAATGTGTATGAAAATGTGGCTTTTGGTCTGCGTATTAAAAAGCTAAAAAAAGATGCAATCGACGAAAAAGTAAAAGAAGCACTGCGCTTTGTTAACTTAAAAGGCTACGAAAAAAGAGAAATTAGCGAAATGTCTGGTGGACAAAGACAACGTGTCGCGATTGCACGGGCAATCGTCAATGAACCAGAAGTTATTTTACTTGATGAGCCACTATCAGCGCTTGATTTAAAACTACGTACGGAAATGCAATATGAATTGCGCGATTTGCAAAAGCGTCTTGGGATTACGTTTATTTTTGTGACACATGATCAAGAAGAAGCACTTGCGATGAGTGATGAAATTTTTGTGTTAAATAAAGGTGAAATTCAACAAAGTGGTACGCCAATTGATATTTACGACGAGCCAATTAATAAATTTGTCGCAGATTTTATCGGCGAATCGAACATTGTTAATGGCAAAATGATACAAGATTTCGAAGTGGAATTTGTGGAAAGACGTTTTGAATGTGTCGACCAAGGTTTCCGCCCAAATGAAGTCGTGGAAGTAGTTATCCGTCCGGAAGATTTAGAGATTACTTCGGCTGAAAAAGGTCAACTGCAAGTAACCGTAGACTGGATGCTTTTCCGTGGTGTGCATTATGAAGTAGGTTGTATCGACACTGATGGAAATGAATGGCTTGTTCACACAACGAGAAAAGTTCGTGTGGGTGATAAGATTGGCTTAGCGTTTGAACCAGAGGCAATTCATGTTATGCGTCTCGGGGAAACGGAGGAAGAATTCGATAAGCGGCTTGATAGCTACGATGAGGTGCAGTGA
- a CDS encoding ABC transporter permease, translated as MKKSKWGTIYLVLVFVILYAPIFYLIFYSFNKGGTMHNFSGFTLGYYKEVFQDTRLLIIVLNTFVIALLSSVIATIIGVCGALAIKFMPKPFAKNSLLSLNNVLIVSPDVIIGASFLIFFTILGVKLGFISVLVSHIAFSIPIVVLMILPKLQEMSPTLMDAARDLGASQWQVLSKVILPYIMPGVLAGFFMALTYSLDDFAVTFFVTGNGFSTLAVEIYSRARQGISLSINALSTLIFLFTIILVIGYYFINQRNTSKNIRTGATKE; from the coding sequence ATGAAGAAAAGTAAATGGGGTACGATTTATTTAGTGCTTGTTTTTGTGATTTTATATGCGCCGATTTTCTATTTGATTTTTTATTCGTTTAATAAAGGCGGCACGATGCATAATTTTAGTGGCTTTACGCTTGGTTATTATAAAGAAGTTTTCCAAGATACGCGCCTACTAATTATTGTTTTAAATACGTTTGTAATTGCGCTGCTTTCTTCGGTGATTGCGACAATTATCGGCGTTTGCGGGGCGCTAGCGATTAAATTTATGCCAAAACCATTCGCGAAAAACTCGCTTTTAAGTTTGAATAATGTGTTGATTGTTAGCCCGGACGTTATTATCGGTGCTAGTTTCTTGATTTTCTTCACGATTTTAGGCGTAAAATTAGGGTTTATTTCCGTCCTAGTGTCGCATATTGCCTTTAGTATTCCGATTGTCGTATTGATGATTTTGCCGAAATTGCAAGAAATGAGCCCGACGTTAATGGATGCGGCGCGCGACTTAGGTGCAAGCCAGTGGCAAGTTCTTTCTAAGGTTATTTTGCCGTATATTATGCCAGGCGTTTTAGCTGGATTTTTCATGGCATTAACGTACTCGCTAGATGATTTTGCGGTGACGTTCTTTGTAACTGGAAATGGCTTCTCGACATTGGCAGTGGAAATTTATTCCCGAGCTAGACAAGGGATTTCGCTTTCTATCAATGCTTTGTCGACACTGATTTTCTTATTCACGATTATTCTCGTGATCGGTTATTACTTTATCAACCAACGTAATACAAGTAAAAATATTCGGACGGGGGCGACGAAAGAATGA
- a CDS encoding helix-turn-helix domain-containing protein, which translates to MEIGKRIKNLRLSKNLTQEELGERTDLTKGYISQLERDLSSPSIETLFAILEVLGSTPKDFFDEEEHNQKVIYGELEHTFFEDEEKGYRIKWLVPESNEKEMEPVLLEIEANSCFKSFEPSLSETFAYVLKGEVTVLLGRNEYVAKKGEAIYFHAADEHQIINRSNEQATLILVATESYL; encoded by the coding sequence ATGGAAATTGGCAAACGCATAAAAAATCTTAGGCTCAGTAAGAATTTGACACAAGAAGAATTAGGCGAACGAACGGATTTGACGAAGGGATATATTTCTCAGCTAGAACGAGATTTGAGTTCTCCTTCTATCGAAACGTTATTTGCTATTTTGGAAGTGTTAGGTTCTACTCCGAAAGATTTCTTTGATGAAGAAGAACACAATCAAAAAGTAATTTACGGAGAACTAGAGCATACTTTCTTTGAAGATGAAGAAAAAGGTTACAGAATTAAGTGGCTTGTTCCAGAATCGAATGAAAAAGAAATGGAACCAGTGCTACTTGAAATAGAGGCAAATAGCTGTTTTAAAAGCTTCGAACCATCACTTTCAGAAACTTTTGCCTACGTGCTAAAAGGGGAAGTGACCGTGCTGCTTGGTCGAAATGAGTATGTAGCCAAAAAAGGGGAAGCAATTTATTTCCACGCCGCAGATGAACATCAAATAATTAATCGATCGAATGAACAAGCGACACTCATCTTAGTAGCGACAGAGTCATATTTATAA
- a CDS encoding ABC transporter substrate-binding protein, with translation MKQLLKIFVPVIVVALLMMLLATTMNRSEGYAGSNTLTIYNWGDYIDPSLITKFEKETGIKVIYQTFDSNEAMMTKIEQGGTTFDIAVPSDYAISKMKEENLLIPLDHSKLPNEKYLDPRFMDLSFDDDNKYSMPYFWGTLGIIYNKEMFPDKNFDTWNALFDPELKNQILLIDGAREVMGLGLNSLGYSLNDTNKAHLQAARDKLETMTPNVKAIVGDEIKLLMADNEAGVAVTFSGEAAEMLSENEDLEYVIPKDGSNLWFDNMVIPKTAKNVDGAHKFINFMLKPENAAINAEYVGYATPNAKAVELLPKEISSDERFYPDMDELNNLEVYDNLGKRMLSYYNELFLEFKMYRK, from the coding sequence ATGAAGCAACTGCTGAAAATTTTTGTGCCAGTCATTGTTGTCGCACTCCTAATGATGCTACTTGCAACAACGATGAACCGCTCTGAGGGCTATGCTGGGAGCAATACGCTGACTATTTATAACTGGGGCGATTACATTGATCCATCGCTCATTACTAAATTTGAAAAAGAAACAGGCATCAAGGTCATTTACCAAACATTTGATTCTAATGAAGCGATGATGACGAAAATTGAGCAAGGTGGAACGACCTTTGATATTGCGGTGCCAAGTGATTACGCGATTAGCAAAATGAAAGAAGAAAATTTGTTGATCCCACTTGATCATTCCAAATTACCAAATGAAAAATACCTTGATCCGCGTTTTATGGATTTATCGTTTGATGATGATAATAAATATTCGATGCCTTATTTCTGGGGAACGCTTGGCATTATTTATAATAAAGAAATGTTCCCGGATAAAAATTTCGATACGTGGAATGCGCTATTTGATCCCGAATTGAAAAACCAAATTTTGCTGATTGATGGGGCGCGTGAAGTGATGGGGCTTGGGCTGAATAGTCTCGGTTACTCACTGAACGATACGAATAAAGCTCACCTACAAGCTGCCAGAGACAAGCTAGAAACGATGACACCGAATGTAAAAGCAATTGTTGGCGATGAGATTAAACTTCTCATGGCGGACAATGAGGCGGGTGTCGCGGTTACTTTCTCCGGAGAAGCGGCGGAAATGTTAAGTGAAAATGAAGATTTAGAATACGTAATTCCAAAAGACGGCTCCAATTTATGGTTCGACAACATGGTCATCCCAAAAACGGCGAAAAATGTCGATGGCGCGCATAAATTTATTAACTTCATGCTAAAACCAGAGAATGCGGCAATTAACGCTGAATATGTTGGCTATGCAACACCAAATGCAAAAGCTGTCGAATTGTTACCAAAAGAAATTTCGAGTGATGAACGTTTTTATCCGGATATGGATGAACTGAATAATTTAGAAGTATATGATAACCTCGGTAAACGAATGCTGTCGTATTATAATGAATTATTTTTGGAGTTTAAGATGTACCGGAAATAA